The genomic window AGATGGTTATGCCAGGGGATAACATTAAGCTTACAGCAGAGCTTATAGCGCCTGTTGCGATGGATGAAGGATTACGCTTTGCGGTTCGCGAAGGTGGTCGTACTGTTGGAGCGGGTGTCGTTACTAAAATACTCGCTTAATTTAGGGTATTAAGAAGTCAAAGACTGGCATCTTAAGTGTTAGTCTTTGACTTTTAAGTAGTTTAAAAACTAAAAAACCCTTGATTTTGATGCTGCAATTGTTTAGGAGTGTAGCTCAATTGGCAGAGCGTCGGTCTCCAAAACCGAAGGCTGTGGGTTCGATCCCCTCCACTCCTGCCAAATTATGAATAAAATTTATGGGATTATCGAGAAAGAAAGCTTATGGCAAAAGCAAGTCCACTAATGTTTGTACGTCAAGTGCGTCAAGAGATCGGTAAAGTTACTTGGCCAACTCGCAAAGAAACAATGGTTACCGTTTTTATGGTTATTATTCTTTCTGTATTAGCTGCTTTATTTTTCTTAGCAGCTGATGGGCTTATTCACTTTGTTGTCCAGCTTATTCTGGGGTAAGGATTAATATACATGTCAGAAACACTTCGTTGGTATGTGGTCCATGTTTACTCAGGATCAGAAAAAAAAGTTGCAGAAACAATTCGCGAGCAGGCTCAAAAAAAGGGGCTTGAAGATCGAATTTCTCAAGTTCTTGTTCCTACTGAAGAAGTTATTGAAATTAAAAAAGGCGAAAAAATTAGCTCAGAGCGGCAGTTTTTTCCAGGCTATGTTTTGGTGCAAATGGCACTTTCAGATGAAACATGGCATTTAATTAAAAATACGCCAAAAGTGACAAATTTTCTTGGAGGGAAAGGTAAGCCGACACCCATCAGTAAATTTGAAGTTGAGCGTCTTTTGAACCAAGTTGAAGAGAGAGTTGGTAAACCTAAGCATAAACTTAGTTTTGAAATTGGTGAGCAAGTTCGTGTTTCAGATGGACCTTTCTCAACATTTACAGGTCTTGTCGAAGAGATTGATGAGGAAAAAGAGCGCTTGAAAGTTTCTGTGAGTATTTTTGGACGTTCAACACCTGTAGATCTAGATTTTTCTCAGGTTGAAAAAATCTAGATTTAAGAGTATGTAGAGTTTGTTCTCTTGAGAGAACGATATGCGGAAGGAAAGCCAAAACCGTACCGCACCCTTTAATGATAAATAGAGGATACTATGGCAAAGAAAATAGAAGGATATATTAAACTGCAGGTTCCTGCAGGAAAAGCAAACCCATCCCCACCAATTGGTCCAGCTTTGGGTCAAAGGGGACTCAACATTATGGAATTTTGTAAAGCGTTTAATGCGAAGACGCAAGAACTTGAGCCTGGAATGCCAATTCCTGTGGTTATTACAGCCTACTCAGATCGTTCGTTTAGCTTTGTTACAAAAACACCACCCGTTAGTTATTTCTTGAAAAAAGCTGCAGGTCTCCCTAAGGGATCTCAGACACCAGGAAAAGGGACGGTTGGTAAAATAACAAAAGGCCAAATTAAAGAGATAGCTCAAAAGAAAATGGTTGATCTCAATGCAACTACAGTCGATGCTGCAATGCAGATGATTGTTGGTTCTGCGCGATCAATGGGGCTTGAGGTGGTGGAGTAAGCGATGGCAAAAATTGGAAAAAGACTTAAGAAAGCCTACGAGAATTTAGATGCGATGACAGCTTATTCGCTTGATGAAGCTGTTAAAATTATTAAAACTCGTGCAGCGGCAAAATTTGATGAAACAGTCGAAATTGCTTTAAATTTAAATATTGATACGCGAAAAGCAGATCAAAGCTTGCGTGGCATGATTCAGCTTCCTAATGGGACGGGTAAAACGTTACGCGTGGCTGTGTTTGCTAAAGATGAAAAAGCTAAAGAAGCTTTAGCAGCTGGAGCTGACTTTGTTGGAGCTGATGATCTTGCTGAAAAAATTCAGAAAGGTGAAATTACCTTTGATCGTTGTATTGCAACGCCGGACATGATGCTTGTTGTTGGAAAGCTTGGAAAGGTTTTAGGGCCTAAAGGTCTTATGCCAAATCCTAAGCTTGGAACAGTAACGCCGAATGTTGCTGAAGCTGTAAAAGCTGCAAAAGGTGGCCAGATTGAATACCGTGCTGAGAAGGCAGGTATCGTTCATGGTGGCATTGGTAAGGTTAGTTTTTCTGAAAAAGCTTTAGTTGAAAACATCCAAATGTTTATTGATGTGATCAATAAAGCGCGCCCAAGTGGTATTAAGGGATCTTATTTAAAGAAGATTTCTTTAAGCTCAACAATGGGGCCTTCTGTGCGCGTTGACCTCACAGGTTTTTCAAATTAATACCTTATTGAGTAGATACTCAATTTAAGTATAAAAGATGTGGCATGAGTTATCATGTTGCTTAGTAGGGAAGTTCCCTACGCTCTGTCCGAGACTGTAGGTAAACATTGGTTTTTAATGATTACCGCCTGCATAGACGGAAGAAAGCACAATCATTTTAGTGTGTTTCTCTTTCCGGGCAGAATTGTTAAACAAGCACCATTCATGGTGAGTGGTGTGAAGCTTGAAGGAGAAAACCGTGGAAAAAAGAGAAAAAGAGCTCTTTATCGCTTCAATGCGATCCGCGCTTGATCAGGCTGGACTTGTTGTTATTACGCGACAGGTTGGGTTGACTGTTGGTGAATCACAAACTCTGCGTCGTCAGATGTATGAGGCAGGAGCCCAATTCAGAGTGACTAAAAACACTTTGACCCGTTTGGCTGTGAAGGGAACAAGCTATGAAGTATTGTTAGATCATTTTAAAGGTCCAACAGCTTTAGCTTATTCAACTGATCCAATCGCAGCTGCGCGTGTTGCTGTAAAGTTTGCCAATGATAATCAAAAGCTTGAAATTGTTTGTGGCGCGATGGGGGACAAATTCCTCAGTAAAGCAGATGTTCAAGCTCTTGCAACCTTGCCTTCTCTCGACGAATTGCGAGGCAAGATTATTGGTATACTACAAGCTCCCGCTGGAAAACTGGCTCGTGTTATTCAAGCGCCTGCAGGGCAACTTGCTCGCGTTGTGTCAGCTTACAGCGAAAAAGGCTGATTATCGTAAATATTAATGGTTTTTGAAGAGATATTAGGAGATATAAAATGGCTGAAAAATTAGCAAAAATCGTAGATGATTTATCTGCGTTAAGTGTTCTTGAAGCTGCAGAGCTTGCGAAGCTTCTTGAAGAAAAATGGGGCGTTTCTGCTGCTGCGCCTGTAGCAGTTGCGGCTGCTGCGGCTGCTGCGCCTGTTGAAGAGCAAACTGAATTCACAGTAATGCTCGTAGATGGCGGTGCACAAAAAATTAACGTCATTAAGGAAGTTCGCACAATTACAGGTTTAGGTCTTGTTGAAGCAAAGAACCTTGTTGAAGGCGCTCCAAAAGCTGTTAAAGAAGGCGTGAGCAAGGACGAAGCTCAAAAAATTAAGGATGTACTTGAGAAGGCTGGCGCAAAGGTCGAACTTAAGTAGTTCTTTTTGTTGGATTAAAAGTGCGGTCGGAAAAAGCTTTCTAAGAGAGCATGTTTTCCGATCGCACATGTATTACTTGCATTATTAAAGTTTAACGTATATATGAGTGAACTTAGTCTCTTTGTATAAATCTATAGTTTTTTCAATTTTAAAATTGATAGCGTAGACTTTTTGCATGCAGAAAGACTAAATTTGCACATTTATTAGCTGATTGAGGGGCATATGGCATTATCTATGGCTGGTCGCAAGCGTATACGCAAAAGTTTTGAAAGATTAAGTGGTGTGGCTCCCATGCCGAATTTAATCGAACTTCAAAAAAATTCGTACGAAGCATTTTTACAAAGAAATATTCCTTTTGAGAAGCGGCAAATGCTTGGATTGCAGGCTGTTTTTCATTCAGTGTTTCCAGTCAAAGATTTTTCAGATAAAGCTCAACTTGAGTTTTATCATTATGATTTTGATGAACCGAAGTATGATGTTGAAGAATGCCGCCAAAGAGGAACGACATATGCTGCTCCTCTAAAAGTTGTTTTTAGGCTCGTTGTTTGGGATGTCGATGAGGATACAGGTGCTCGTTCGATTCGCGACATTAAAGAACAAGAAGTTTACATGGGGGATATTCCTCTCATGACAGATAACGGTACCTTCATTATTAATGGGGTTGAGCGTGTTATCGTATCACAAATGCATCGTTCTCCGGGCGTATTTTTTGACCATGATCGTGGTAAAACGCATGCTTCTGGAAAATTATTATTCTCTGGTCGTGTAATTCCTTATCGCGGTTCATGGCTTGATTTTGAGTTTGATGCGAAAGATCTTTTGTATGTTCGTATCGATCGACGCAGAAAATTACATGCAACATCTCTTTTAATGGCCCTTGATAACGAAGAAACTGCTAAGAAACGCCAAAAAGCTGAGCAAGAAGGTAAAGAGCTTGCGCCGAGTGAGGTTGTCGGTTTATCGCGAGAAGAGATTTTAAAACTTTTTTATGAAACAATCGTTTTTACGCACCATGATAAAGGTTGGAAAATACCATTTGAGCCCACACGTTGGAAAAGTGGGAAACTTGTTCATGATCTTATTGATGCAAAGACGGATAAGGTTGTTTTAGCTGCGGGCGAAAAAATGACCCCCCGCCTTGCAAAGAAATTTAAAGAAGATGGTCTGAATGAAATTCTAGTACCAGCAGATGACTTAATCGGTCGTTATACTGCTGAAGATATGATTAATGAGGATACTGGTGAAATCTTTGTCGAAGCTGGCGAAGAATTAACCGTGCAGCTTATTGAAAGTTTGAGTTCAAGTGGTTTCAAAAGTATTGCAACACTTGCAATCGATCATATTCATATAGGTCCTTATTTAAGAAATACCTTGGCCGCTGATCGCAATTATTCAAGAGAAGAAGCGCTTCTGGATATTTATCGTGTTATGCGTCCTGGAGAGCCTCCAACACTTGAAAGTGCGGAAGCTTTATTTTCTGGTCTTTTCTTTGATTTTGAAAGGTTTGATCTTTCAGCAGTTGGTCGTGTAAAAATGAATGCACGCTTAGGTCTTGAGACGGAAGATACCGCTCGGACTCTGCGCAAAGATGATATTATTTCTATTGTAAAGATTCTTCTTGAGCTTAAAGATGGTCGTGGAGAAATTGATGATATTGATAACCTTGGCAATCGTCGTGTTCGTCCTGTTGGTGAGCTTCTTGAGAATCAGTATCGCACGGGTCTTTCAAGAATGGAGAGAGCCATTCGTGAACGCATGAGTTCAGTCGAGATTGATACCGTAATGCCGCATGATCTTATCAATGCGAAACCTGTGTCAGGAGCTGTAAAAGAATTCTTTGCTTCATCACAGCTTTCTCAGTTCATGGATCAGGTGAATCCGCTTGCGGAAATTACGCACAAGCGTCGTTTGTCCGCATTGGGACCGGGGGGGCTTACACGTGATCGTGCTGGATTTGAGGTGCGTGACGTTCACCCAACTCATTATGGTCGTATTTGTCCGATTGAAACACCTGAAGGACCAAATATTGGATTGATTAACTCACTTGCAACGTTTGCCCGCGTGAATAAGTATGGATTTATTGAGAGTCCTTATCGTCGTGTTGTTGATGGTTTCGTTTCTGACGAAATTGTTTATCTTTCTGCGACTGAAGAAGGAAGATACGCGATCGCTCAAGCAAGTGCTGCGATGGATAACAAAGGCAAGCTTCTTGAGGATTTCGTGAGTTGTCGTAAAGGGGGTGATTTTACAATTGCACCACCAAGCGATATCCAATTCATTGACGTTTCTCCGAAACAGCTTGTCTCAGTTGCGGCATCTTTGATCCCCTTCCTTGAGAACGACGATGCGAACCGTGCATTGATGGGATCTAACATGCAG from Candidatus Paracaedimonas acanthamoebae includes these protein-coding regions:
- the tuf gene encoding elongation factor Tu (EF-Tu; promotes GTP-dependent binding of aminoacyl-tRNA to the A-site of ribosomes during protein biosynthesis; when the tRNA anticodon matches the mRNA codon, GTP hydrolysis results; the inactive EF-Tu-GDP leaves the ribosome and release of GDP is promoted by elongation factor Ts; many prokaryotes have two copies of the gene encoding EF-Tu), yielding MVMPGDNIKLTAELIAPVAMDEGLRFAVREGGRTVGAGVVTKILA
- the secE gene encoding preprotein translocase subunit SecE; protein product: MAKASPLMFVRQVRQEIGKVTWPTRKETMVTVFMVIILSVLAALFFLAADGLIHFVVQLILG
- the nusG gene encoding transcription termination/antitermination protein NusG, encoding MSETLRWYVVHVYSGSEKKVAETIREQAQKKGLEDRISQVLVPTEEVIEIKKGEKISSERQFFPGYVLVQMALSDETWHLIKNTPKVTNFLGGKGKPTPISKFEVERLLNQVEERVGKPKHKLSFEIGEQVRVSDGPFSTFTGLVEEIDEEKERLKVSVSIFGRSTPVDLDFSQVEKI
- the rplK gene encoding 50S ribosomal protein L11: MAKKIEGYIKLQVPAGKANPSPPIGPALGQRGLNIMEFCKAFNAKTQELEPGMPIPVVITAYSDRSFSFVTKTPPVSYFLKKAAGLPKGSQTPGKGTVGKITKGQIKEIAQKKMVDLNATTVDAAMQMIVGSARSMGLEVVE
- the rplA gene encoding 50S ribosomal protein L1, whose product is MAKIGKRLKKAYENLDAMTAYSLDEAVKIIKTRAAAKFDETVEIALNLNIDTRKADQSLRGMIQLPNGTGKTLRVAVFAKDEKAKEALAAGADFVGADDLAEKIQKGEITFDRCIATPDMMLVVGKLGKVLGPKGLMPNPKLGTVTPNVAEAVKAAKGGQIEYRAEKAGIVHGGIGKVSFSEKALVENIQMFIDVINKARPSGIKGSYLKKISLSSTMGPSVRVDLTGFSN
- the rplJ gene encoding 50S ribosomal protein L10 — encoded protein: MEKREKELFIASMRSALDQAGLVVITRQVGLTVGESQTLRRQMYEAGAQFRVTKNTLTRLAVKGTSYEVLLDHFKGPTALAYSTDPIAAARVAVKFANDNQKLEIVCGAMGDKFLSKADVQALATLPSLDELRGKIIGILQAPAGKLARVIQAPAGQLARVVSAYSEKG
- the rplL gene encoding 50S ribosomal protein L7/L12 encodes the protein MAEKLAKIVDDLSALSVLEAAELAKLLEEKWGVSAAAPVAVAAAAAAAPVEEQTEFTVMLVDGGAQKINVIKEVRTITGLGLVEAKNLVEGAPKAVKEGVSKDEAQKIKDVLEKAGAKVELK
- the rpoB gene encoding DNA-directed RNA polymerase subunit beta, giving the protein MALSMAGRKRIRKSFERLSGVAPMPNLIELQKNSYEAFLQRNIPFEKRQMLGLQAVFHSVFPVKDFSDKAQLEFYHYDFDEPKYDVEECRQRGTTYAAPLKVVFRLVVWDVDEDTGARSIRDIKEQEVYMGDIPLMTDNGTFIINGVERVIVSQMHRSPGVFFDHDRGKTHASGKLLFSGRVIPYRGSWLDFEFDAKDLLYVRIDRRRKLHATSLLMALDNEETAKKRQKAEQEGKELAPSEVVGLSREEILKLFYETIVFTHHDKGWKIPFEPTRWKSGKLVHDLIDAKTDKVVLAAGEKMTPRLAKKFKEDGLNEILVPADDLIGRYTAEDMINEDTGEIFVEAGEELTVQLIESLSSSGFKSIATLAIDHIHIGPYLRNTLAADRNYSREEALLDIYRVMRPGEPPTLESAEALFSGLFFDFERFDLSAVGRVKMNARLGLETEDTARTLRKDDIISIVKILLELKDGRGEIDDIDNLGNRRVRPVGELLENQYRTGLSRMERAIRERMSSVEIDTVMPHDLINAKPVSGAVKEFFASSQLSQFMDQVNPLAEITHKRRLSALGPGGLTRDRAGFEVRDVHPTHYGRICPIETPEGPNIGLINSLATFARVNKYGFIESPYRRVVDGFVSDEIVYLSATEEGRYAIAQASAAMDNKGKLLEDFVSCRKGGDFTIAPPSDIQFIDVSPKQLVSVAASLIPFLENDDANRALMGSNMQRQAVPLMRAETPLVGTGMEKSVARDSGVTVVAKRDGIVDQVDATRIVVRVKETSASTPSVVDIYNLQKFQRSNQNTCINQRPLVRPGEFVKAGDIIADGPATDAGELALGRNVLVGFMSWNGYNFEDSIILSERLVREDVFTSIHIEEFEVHARDTKLGQEEITRDIPNVGDEALCHLDEAGIVSIGAEVKPGDILVGKVTPKGETPVTPEEKLLRAIFGEKASDVRDTSLRVQPGVSGTVVEVRVFSRRGVEKDERALAIERAEINRLAADRDTEKGILERAFFARLKQLLLDQKVVGAPRGAKTNVTVDEAYLATLTTGQWRQLVVENDVIMTEIEAMRKQHDEDVSVIQKRFEDKVEKVRRGDELPTGVLKTVKVFIATKRKIQAGDKMAGRHGNKGVVSVIVPEEDMPHLEDGTPVDIVLNPLGVPSRMNVGQILETHLGWAAAGLGKQISHMLGDIYSENKNPEDLKKLMTGIYQKETDIQKIEKMDDAELIETAASMIRGVPMATPVFDGAHEDDIIRELQRANLNTSGQVTLIDGRTGEPFERSVTVGYIYMLKLSHMVDDKIHARSVGPYSLVTQQPLGGKAQFGGQRFGEMEVWALEAYGAAYTLQEMLTVKSDDVSGRTKVYEAIVRGEDAFESGIPESFNVLVKELRSLSLNLEFGE